From the genome of Nicotiana tabacum cultivar K326 chromosome 17, ASM71507v2, whole genome shotgun sequence:
agactcagagtcaATGCTTCGTGTAGAGGTGATGTATAAGGAAAGGAGATTCAGCCgattgcttctttgagagggtgttcatgtgctaacagggccttggagtttgattatattcgaggacaagtcagagtgggtgactctcaacaacggttctAGTAGGTTCAAAAAAACaattaaagtgcggtgcctaaggatttcgagctagtagtatggttaagtattgagcttttgcagtggattatgaaaagtGGCTTGGAGTATTCTCCGTTATCTTCGGTCTGCGGTGTGGCATTGGAGGAAtgtgagaaaataacttcggattcatggaagaattttcagaatgggtgtacccgttgaagatgcgaatgtgcgcacaaggaaAGTATGTGATAGTTTATGGATTTTGAGATagcatggtctcgtgaaataaggtcactcaggttGAGTGCGGATTTTGGGGCGTTATGTTttaaatggagctattattattgcTAAGGCAAGTCCAAGGTAAATTAGAAAAAGTCGGGtcagttagcaatggttgaatcgacATGATGTAGCAATGATCGGGTCCTTCAACGTGTTAAGTTTTACAGGCggttgtggcggtacgtgcgaggcttgacggccaccgtaatttgatttatttggaggtattttgttattatggcctgttatgagCAGATGGATCCCAAAAGGgacatggtggtttagaccactacgtGGGGtcgtattttctgcggttatgggaattcagtcacgtgtggcaatggttctcctgaaatgagttaaatgaaaggtttctatatgatagAGTGTATACTCAATTGGTGGTTTGGGAGTTACGATGAAATTCTTATACTCTTGCGTATTGGTATGTTAGGTGCAAtaagcggcatgggaattggttgagggtcaaggttgcagttgatgtcgacaagaatgtcaagagctcggatgagcggggaagaattcagatgtttagagtaagctggtattgtctttagcatcacctgagatcggtgtcctgtgtaagaggttttgtgtactgatttgcgaattcttgatttgctttacaacattaatGTGGCCGGCAGTATGGAGGTGctgacttgttacctggtgcggaaggtcgtgggagtgcatcccacgggaagattgtataagtgtgacatgtagtcacctgattgattaaagatttaaaaccaggtatgaagattgtggtactatcgctaatgtgagaatttatgcctgaagggcgctcgaTTTATTTGGTTGTgagttgtggaagtttgttccggattcgaCGGTTGTTCTTGTATGCCATTGGAAAAtagttattgtggatccttgaaaggttattatcccactgcggtacgatcagaattggcttgaggtccgttgatgggtccaaatgtggatgtgtactctacaccaGCCGTGGTGTGTTCATTTAGCATAAcattccttatggaagagtattcGGGCGTAGGGTGTTAATTTCGTCgccggctatttcatgtaatactctattgtgctatgtgggttgtgagacagcttgattatttgtacaatgtgCTTAGGTCCCGCGTAGCggtggtattatgtgagcaggatggctctcgagatgcatatcatatatcacaccttagttgtgcttgagttttatagcgtatgacgctacccgtctccccaagatttgtattatgcaattagcgtgcttatggttgatattcgggcattttgtGAGTATAAGCGTCACGATATtcgatattttgtagtaatgagcgaTTTAGCTCGGAGTGTATCTTCTTATGTGagtttatgtgtggatcgggtggcacaccgccacgggtatgttgtttggatcgagttgcacgctgcaacagtgtgatgttgagtacagtttcctatatctgtttttatgtgttttgtttcccgtTCACAACatcctttcggttgtttaattagttacgtgggttgagcagttctttccagagttcattttccttatgtatcacattcgagtctGTAGCTTGTTAGCACAttatggcatcatatgaggcttttgcagtgtctgaggtggcttattgcctgagaaGCTTGTACTGGGGTGAGACgcgattattggacctgggattagtgtgatcagatttatataaggcatattgaagagtaaatattgttattcagtccagaatgaggtaatggttcttgtcgggaggggagactccataaattgtgattcggcTGGTGGTTATGatttctacacatcttctctgtcgtggcagtattgcgagagttaaaGCAAGGCTTAATTGGTCATGAGGTACACTACAAGCTTCGGTCAGTGGAAATTTAGCTGTTGTGCTTTGGAAAGATTCccttgggcaaatgagttacgtggtgcatggtaagaatttagtaagagtatacaatcatgtattggtacatcgtgtagtgattgaaatGGTGTTCGTATGCTAGAAGTAGGCCTAGTAGAGAATTTCAAACATTGGAATTTAGCTCTAAgacttatttgcctaaataaaggggagggTCTTCAGATTttctcgagctaatgtgctcagctgagttgtggtatcacgggtaggtgcacaaggtgttaaacagtgatttcggacaactcaagagcagttcttagcacgttcgaggacgaatatatgtttaagtgggagagaatgtaacgacccggccggtcgttagCGCGtcattcggcagtttgaggccctgggcagcttcacttcagttattatgacttgtacgcgtggtcggaatttaatttcgggaagttcggagttgatttggaaagcaaGTTCTAATTTCAGAAGTCTTAAGTTGGagaaattgactaaagtgtgatttttgagtaaactacCTCGAaatagggatttgaaggttccaacaggttcgtatgatgattttggacttgggcgtatgtccggatcggattttggatgacttAAGAGAGTTTCGGCGCCtgttatggaagttggcattttggaagaatttcatacaTTGGAGttaaagtgcatttcaatgttatcaatatttgtttgggattccgaacctgggaatagctctgtatggtgattctggtattgggagcgcgtccggatatggatttggaggtccgtaggtcattttgaggtcatttggcgaaagttggaatttggatgatttttgagaagtttgaccgggagtggacttggctccgatttcggaagttgtaaTAGGTTCGTAATtccaattatgacttgtgtgcaaaaaaggtcaatcagacgtgatttgataggtttcggcatcgattgtaagagtttgaagttctaaagttcattaagtttgaattggagggtgattcgtagcttcgatgttgttggatgtgatttaaaggctcgaataagttcgtaatgtgttttgggatgtattggtataattggttgaggtcccgagggcctcgggtggattctggatggttaatggatcgagtttggacttggaagaaatgATGAGGCAGTTGatatctggtgcaatcgcacctgcgtggaattaattcctatataaTTTGTGTTGGCTGAATCAGATTATTTGTGATTAGATCTGAGCCGTTCGAAAGTTGATACGCatagaatggaatttctggagcattctTTAgtttgctcgacattggattcggcttgttcgaggtatataactcttctaaacttggagctgagggtatgaactctgattatacatattatgtgaattgtttgtaggtgacgcacatgctaggtgatgggcgtgtgggcgtgcaccatagaaattgagaCTTAGTTGATTCAGTAAAGCTATATGGTCAATTAAtttgtattttttcatgtatttttatgtgttagagaaactgagttgtgactcatgttagaaatcatgcttaggcaaatattggtattattgggacccactgaggtcagtTCTGCTGTCGAAGtatatgtttaaattgtaatttcatactcagtcatatacattcattgcatatcatatctcagtctctgctgttatttattgatacattatatcatcattttgggctagtttcatgacattgtgagcctgagagattgatgactgaatgaggccgagggcctgattgtgaggataattatgggatcgggctgcatgctgcagcatgccagattggcttattatagcacgtgagttatccgtgcaacacgtgagttgtccgtgcagatccatatatttatgctatagcacgtgagttgtccgtgcggatccatatattgatactatagcacgtgagttgcccgtgtagattatagcgcttgggctgaaggagcccctccagagtctgtacacaccccaatgAGCgtaagtacctactgagtgcgagtgccgagtgccgagcgattgggaggattgaatgactgtgaggaatgagtgactgtgagagcTGAGTGACTAGGAAAACTGAGTGAAttaatactctgagagtatgcatatggttttattattgagttgtatcgcattgacatgcacacttgacatacatgcataaagatgtatttttcctcatgttgtacgatattgTATCATTCATGACTTCGCATactcattgacatgtaggcatagagatatattttcctcatgccatttgaaaatgaaacatcatatctgttgttgaaacgtttttggaaaaatcacagttttacaaaacgtactcatattttggtgatttcggttaAAGATTTAAGTTTTtgctgatatacttgaaaaacagcctatttttctggaactgtgaactagctgagtattttatctttgaactacttcttttattacttctattatgttgttatgaactgttgttggctattgatgTTGGACCCCGACCTTTGTTcccactcgtcactactttcaacctaaggttaggtttgttacttattgagtacatggggtcggttgtacttatactacacttttgcaccttgcgtgtagatattggatgttgatgttattgTGATCGATGAGAggtggatttgaagatgtacctgtgtttcggtcatagctgcctcttgtttatgatagccttagatttataaaaatctttttatgtatatttcgaatagatgatatatttatttcatatcagttttgtaaattctaatcttagaagctcatgatttgtactgccAGTCCTTgaggagtgtattagagtcaacaacaataacccagtagaatctcactaatggggtctggggagggtagtgtgtacgcagaccttacccctaccccaaaggagtagagaagctattttcgaaagaccctcggctcaagaaaacaaaaagacaaaacaacaagaggagacaatattagtatcaccacaataatcatagaaaaaataggagcaatatgaaatgcagaagaaagatgcaaagcaaaaacgatagctagtaaataggacatgcacagaaaaacgaagtagtaaaacacaacattgtcactagctatcttagacaaaaaccctacgtggccagtcccacaatggtacgaagtaagtcaagactcaactacatcataACCTATaactctaatactcgacctccatatcttcctatcaagtgtcatgtcctcggaaatctggagcctcgccatatcttgtctgatcacctttccccaatactttttaggccgccctctaccttttctcgtgccctccacaatcagccgctcacacctccgtaccggagcatctggacttctcctttgaacatgtccgaaccatctaagtctcgcttcccgcatcttatcaTAAATgagagccacgtgcaccttctcccgaataatatcattcctaatcttatctatcctagtgtgcccgtatatccacctcaacatcctcatttctgctactttcatcttctggatatgtgagttcttaacgggccaacactcagccccatacaacatggccggtcgaaccaccgctttatagaacttacctttgagtattggtggcactctcttgtcacacaggactccagatgctaacctccacttcatctatcctaccccaatacggtgtgtgacatccttgtCGATATCCCCTCCCCCCTAGATAACcaaaccaaggtacttgaagttgtctctactcgggatgacctgtgattcaagcctcacatccacgcccacttcccctggctcagcgctgaatttacactccaggtattccgtcttcgtcctgctcaacttgaaacccttagactcaatagtctgtctccaaacctctagcctctcgttaacaccggctcgcgactcatcaatcagaactatgtcatcggcgaatagcatgcaccatggcacctccccttgaatatggtgatTTAATGCGTCGATCAcgagggcgaataagaacggacttagcgcagaaccttggtgtaaccccattacaaccgaaaaatgctcagagtcgcctcctactgtcctaacccaaGTTTTATCCcaatcatacatgtctttaatcgccataatgtagggaaccgatattaattgaatcggattattgttatttggcttacctagcgggtgaagttaggtgccatcatggctagttgaattttggatcatgacaataATAAACAATCTAACTAAATTATGTGTATATTTATATTAATCTTGGTTTTGTTTAcataatagataataaaatattgcAACTTATAATAATGTCGCCTGAGGTATTGAATACCAAAAtactgttttattttatttttaaatttgtgtTATTCGCGATGAAGGGGAAGGTGCCACTTTATAGAATTCCTAATGCTATAATAGCCCAGATTAAAAAATCGTCCAGATAACATGATTAATTgtatctgttaaatatatgagTTTAATTACTTATATTATCTCTTCAACGGCTTCAGTCTAAAGCATAGCTTTGTATCCTGAAAGATTTTAACTTCGATTTATTACCCAACCGTATCAATTTTTTTGCCAATTCTATTTCCGTTGCCAATCTCTATGTACCTGAAAATAGCTTAGAGAAATAGCACAAAAAAAAAGTGTATGCTTAATAGAAGAAGGTTTCATAATGCGTAATATTGTCATTATACTCGATTCAAAGAGATGACATAGTTTTTGACCCCAAAAAAAGGAGATACATAATTATTCTTGTTACTCCTCTTAGTAGTggcaaaatagttaaaagaaaacggttaaccacccatattatccactaaaaatgggttgaataatgaacttttaaaaacgggtcaaatatggataaaaattatattatccatttagaaaatggataacctatgaataactaatgtgtttaatttttatatttgtaaaacctcaaattggggttcctcaagttttATCATATTCAAGAGATCATGGATATTATCCGTGGGTTAACCCATTTTtcatccgtattaaatatgggtcggatcggataatttatccgttttatTATCCGTTTTCGACCCGCCCATATCCGACCCGTCCGTTTCCCACCCCTTCTCCCCCAGTCCGTTTTACTTGTCAAGATTAAAAGAGTTATTTCAAAATACTTGTCATTTTAGAAAAACATGAGATAattgaatcttttttttttctttcaattttatcTTACTCTAGAAATGATGATATAGTCAAACTATCCTGTTAATTAATACTctatccgtttcaatttagatgagatagTTTAACTcaacacgaaatttaagaaaaaaaagacttttgaaacttgtggtgttaaaagcttaaggggtaaaaactTTGTGGGACCacgatatttgtgtggttataaaagtttctcattaagggtaaaatggataaaataaaaaagtttaaagttgaattattttcaaatttaaaaatatgtcatttattttgaaacagacTAAAAAAGAAAATACCTCGTCTAATTTAAAACAGAGAGAGTATGTTTTTAGGATGTGTGCAAAAATGAGAATTACTAGAagggaacggagggagtattaagaAGGAAAAACTTAGGTTAAGATCTAACCAGCCAGTTTTCTACTACTGTATGTAAAAAGTTTTTACTGTTTCAAAAACCTGTACTACAAATTTTATATGAAATTAAATATGTAGACATATTAGTTCTAGCTCGTAAAACTTGGAAACTGGAAGGAAAAAAGTAAAGGAGAAGGTCAAAGTAATGAAGTAGCATTACGAGTATTACATGCTTCGGAAAGGGGAACTGACTAACACAAGTTGTCTGCTACTCTACCAAACTATACTCCCTTCCTTCGGgtcaattttaaaaataattttttatttttacttattatttttcgtatattaataaaaaaaaattattttttctgttttacTCTTAGCTTTAATTACCCATTCCAAATCATTTTCCGAATCTATTAAGactatatatcaattaatatgggtatcatgataaattatacactttatttattatttcttaaggggtgtgCAAAATCAATAGTGAACAAGTAAAATTAAACGGTGGGAGTACTCGAAACTCTCCTCGAAGTTTAACAATCAGTAATCCTCTTGTCAACTTTAATtgaatttttggttgttttcacatatattaagagcccgtttggacataaaaaaaatttcacttttttttcgaaaatttttcactttttttccgaaatcagtgtttggccataaatttttaaattttcacttgaagatgaattttaaaaattttcgaaaattttaaaaactccaaaaaattgttattcaaaattttcactcatattactcacaaaacttccaaaacaacccaaaatcatattcatgtccaaacacaactctagttttcaaatatcattttcacttgaattttttttttacttttttccggaattttataattcttatgtccaaacgcccactaattAACAATATAATTGACCATATCAAgcttaatttgttcattgaaaatatacAAATATTCTTAGGCTCTTTACTCCAAagacaactttgaaaaaaaaaagttaatacCTTCTTAATACTATCAAATCTCGTGgatcataaaaaaaaaaagtcaaaaaatcaattacaatggaGCAGAGGGAGTTACACAAGGGATGCAAAATTGGACGACGGTGAaagctaaaaatggaaaataTCAAACAATAGAAGTAGTGAATCTAGACAAAGGGAGGAAAGAGACAAATTAGTTGATGGTTGAACGTTCGTGTTACTAAATGTggaaaagaaacagaaaagaaaagaaaaaaagctaGGCTACGGAAGGTATTTTTGTAATACTAATGATTTTCTGCTCCAAACAGGAATATAAAAATAACTTTACCAAATCCAATGTAAACATTACCAAAGCGAACCACAGTCGTAAGacctttttgtgtgtgtgtgtgtttgattttgaCTAGGATTATTGGAATTTCTCTTTTTGCTCTTTTTCATTTATAATAGGATTAGGAAAGGCTAACGTTTTTTTCTATATATAAAGCAGAATCCATCCCGATTCCCCAAGTTGTTGGCAGTAGTCGGGATTCCTTCTTCAATTTGTTTTCCATAGGAGTATTCTTTTTATTGGAGAATGGCAACTGATACATTCTTTTCAGATTTGGATGAATTATGCGATAATGTTGTTGATGAGGAGAATCTGGAATTAGATGGTGGAGACTTGGCAGACACGCTAGATAATGTTTCCAGGCTGCAAAAAACACGTCGCTATATTGACATAATGCAGAAAGTTAAAGATGCCCTAATTGAGAAGGATGATTACTCCAATTATGATCAGTTGATATTGGACTGTAATGCCTTATCAATTGACATTGAGAATGAAGTTTTTATAATCCACAATTTCATACGCGACAAGTATCGACCCAAATTTCCTGAGTTAGAGTGCCTTGTACCTCGCCCAATTGATTATGCCCGGGTTGTTAAAAAGATCGGCAACCAAATGGATCCGACTCTTGTTGACTTGAAAGGAACAGTAGAAGCAGAGCGATCCTCAAATATCATCATGACTATTTCACTTACGGCATCAACTACCAGTGGCAAGCCATTGCCAGAAGATGTTTTACACGAGACACTGGAAGCATGTGATAGAGCCCTTGCTCTTGATTCTGCAAAGAAGAAGCTTGTTGATTTTTTGGAGACTCGAATGAGATATATTGCTCCCAATCTCTCTGCTATTGTTGGGAGTGCAGTTGCTGCTAAACTTATAGGTGCTGCTGGTGGTCTCTCGTCATTGGCAAATATGCCTTCTTGTAATGTCCTGAGTCTTGGTTCCAAAAGCAAGAATTTAGCAGGGTTCTCCTCCCAATTTTGTCGTGGAAGTCGAAGTTATGTCGAGCAAACAGAAATATTCCAGAATACACCTCCTCCCTTAAGGAAGGAAGCCTGTGGATGGTTGGCAGATAAATCTACATTAGCGGCTCGCGTGGACTCGAACTCAACCAGAGGAAGCAAAGGAGAAACCACTGGAGAATATGGAACATATCTTAAGGAAGAGATCCTTAGAAAGATAGAGAAATCGCAAAAGCCACCTCTTCCAAAGCAGCAAAAGCCTCTTTCAGTTCCTGATGTAGAGCACAAGAATAACAAGAGAGGTGGTCAGCGGCTGAGAAAGAGGAAACAAAGGTATGAGATTACGGACACGCGGAAGCTAGTAAACAGGATGCAGTTTGGAGTAGCTGAAGAAAGCTCCTTAGGAGATGGATTAGGGGTGGGTTATGGCATGCTTGGTCAGGCTGGAAGTGGCAAGTTGCGTGTATCAGCCAAAGTAGCAAAGAAGAAATTCAAAAGCAGTAGTGGTGCAGTATCAGGCTTGACTTCAAATCTGGCCTTCACCCCAGTGCAAGGGATCGAGCTATCAAATCCTGCAAACCAGCTTATTGCTGCCAGCGGAACTCAAAGCACCTATTTCTCTGAGACTAGAACATTTTCTAAGGTTATTACTAATAAATACTCTCAAATAAATATTGTTTGATTAGATTGACCTTGGCTGGGGAAAGGTGAACTAGGGGTATTTGTTATTTGTGAACAGCTAATTTTTAACCACGAATTTTATACTATTttaatgtaaatattttttttaggtctaatcttgatattttaaacttttatcttactcttaataggttttatttgaaaaaacaaaattataaaaaaagaaactacaaaaatattcACGGGTATAAGTtttatttctatatatatatatatatatatatatatatatatggtttctTTTAATTAGATTTTTAATAAGAGAGCTAGTGATCtttaatgttttttttattaattatatggtttcttttatttttgacaagaatTGCCCACAATTGCAATATTTGATTTCCTAAGAATCATGTTGACTAAGTACACAAAAGCagttcccttttttcttttcacatGCACACGATCATTTGCACACAATTACCGAGTCATGACCCAATTTAAGATCATGACCGGCGCTTAGGTggcacttaggagcaagtgcccccAAGTAAGTCTCATTGGTATTGTACAGAAAATCGGAcaaatttttttctatttttggacTATCCCAAAAATTTTCCTGTCTTAAATCAACAACCAACATCCTAATATCAATTCAAACAACAATAAttttatcaattaaccaaaataaataTCTACCATTAATAGTCCACCCACTAACAGTTAGgaatactaatttatctccaactttgataagCATGAGCGATACTCAACATAAgtctataataacaaaagaatactcgTGACACTAAAAAAATGACTACGGAgtgactctaagagttcaaagaaaagaccataacaataaataaaatctccgccCACGCGAACAAAGTGCGAGactcaccaagaactatcaacctgtctaattaatgaaatcctcGCCAGCGTCAactgctgtctctgtaaaaaaaaaaaattagcggagaatgagtcgctagctcagtgagtaataacacttaaccacaaccgtttttattggGGACAGGTCAGAAAATATGCTAGCATATATATTAAacagaaaatatcataagaatgccctttcagaaacaataatCAG
Proteins encoded in this window:
- the LOC107772166 gene encoding U4/U6 small nuclear ribonucleoprotein Prp31 homolog, with amino-acid sequence MATDTFFSDLDELCDNVVDEENLELDGGDLADTLDNVSRLQKTRRYIDIMQKVKDALIEKDDYSNYDQLILDCNALSIDIENEVFIIHNFIRDKYRPKFPELECLVPRPIDYARVVKKIGNQMDPTLVDLKGTVEAERSSNIIMTISLTASTTSGKPLPEDVLHETLEACDRALALDSAKKKLVDFLETRMRYIAPNLSAIVGSAVAAKLIGAAGGLSSLANMPSCNVLSLGSKSKNLAGFSSQFCRGSRSYVEQTEIFQNTPPPLRKEACGWLADKSTLAARVDSNSTRGSKGETTGEYGTYLKEEILRKIEKSQKPPLPKQQKPLSVPDVEHKNNKRGGQRLRKRKQRYEITDTRKLVNRMQFGVAEESSLGDGLGVGYGMLGQAGSGKLRVSAKVAKKKFKSSSGAVSGLTSNLAFTPVQGIELSNPANQLIAASGTQSTYFSETRTFSKVITNKYSQINIV